The window aggttcgctcgaagtgcgcttgacgtggcgctcgagtagaactcttccagagagatTCGTTCGACTTGCACTCGACATCTCGCTCGAGCTAATgttcaaaacgacgtcgttttacagttaaatttttattttaaaaaaaaatcaatgaatttCGATGATtccaattttatcaaaattaaaatcgaAACGAATATCagtcaaaaatttgaaaattttgcacAGCCCTAATTATCACAGTGCTAGATCAGACTTTTTGGTATCATGATATCAcgtaaaatcttaaaattttaaattgagacaCGGGAATGACAGACATAATTCACGACCATACAAACCACGTGCGTTCACTACTTAAGTACTGTAGCTAGTCGCGTCTGCTGGACTGCTCATTCAAATCAGACAAGACAAGTCTTTGCTAGGTGGAAACAAGAGGAAGGGTTTCTTTGTTCACCGAtctcgttttatttttataattttcggttaatttatctcattttattattataatttttttaaaattttatataaaataaaataaaattttaaattttttaaattttaaaataaaaatattattaaaaaaatatattctaataatatttaatttaactttttaatttgaattttaaaattatatgaatagtaatgaaatattttaaattaatatatttattagattttgggataaataagaaaataatttgaataaaaataataaaaactatttgaatataatttttttaatataatttttattttaaattaacttGAAAACGTTGTtatgttatattgatttttatgttttgttttaaaatttgtaaaaattctattaatttttgtgcagtttgaataatgattaaataaaaaaattttgaaatttaaaatttaaaaataaaaaatattgtatttgaatgatatttgtgCATAAATGAAATTACTTACGagaagttttgataattttgatagttatGTTTATCATTGATCTATTGCCAAACGAGTCCTAGGATAGGtttggatattattttatataaaatatttagaaaattttaatataacataagaTTAAATGAGGTGTCTTTTATCAAAACTGATAGTCTATAAATGGTGTACTTGGTGCCCTAATCTATTACCACATAAACAGAAACGTacagagtgagagagaaagatcTAGAGTtgtgtataagagaaaatggagaaggaAACGAGTGCACACAGATCAGCTCATTGCTTAGTCTTATCGTATCCAACCCAAGGCCACATTAATCCTATGCTCGAATTCTCCAAGCGTTTAGAGCACAAAGGAGTGAAAGCTACACTGGTTACCACCTCCTCCATTTCCAAGACCATTCATAAAGCTGAAAGCTCAAATATTGCTCTCGAGACCATCTCCGATGGCTACGATGAAGGCGGCATaaagcaagcagagagcattcCAGCCTATTTGGAGCGCTTTTGGAGAGTTGGGTCTCAAACTCTGGTCGAGCTCCTCGAGAAACTTTCTGCCTCAGGCTCTCCTGTTGATTGTATTGTTTATGATTCTTTCTTGCCTTGGGCTTTAGACATAGCCAAGAAGTTTGGGTTAGTCGGTGCAGTGTTTTTCACTCAGTCTTGTGCCGTCGATAACATATTTTACCATGTTCACGAAGGATTGCTGAAACTCCCTCTTTCAGAGCCTGAGATTTTGCTTCCTGGTTTGCCACCACTCGAACCTCAGGACATGCCTTCCttcatttatgatttgaaaTCTTACCCAGCTTTCTTTGACATGCTTGTGAAACAATTCTCCAACGTTGACAAAGCCGATTGGGTCCTTTGCAACACGTTTTATGAGCTGGAACAAGaggtaattaattaagcaagtCCTGCTCTTTTTTGGCTTGCAACGATTGATCTTTTTCCTGAATTTCTTTGCAGGCGGTGGATTGGATGGCAAAGATATGGCCATTGAAGACCGTAGGACCAACGATACCATCTATGTTCTTGGACAAACGTATTGAAGACGACAGAGACTACGGTTTCAGCATCTTCAAACCAAACACCGATGCATGCATGAAGTGGCTAAAAGATCGTCCACAAGGGTCGGTTGTCTATGTTTCTTTCGGGAGTATGGCCGTCCTTGAAGCTGAGCAAATGCAAGAAATAGCTTGGGGTTTGAGGATGAGCAACAGCAGTTTCTTGTGGGTTGTCAGGGCCTCAGAAGAAGCAAAGCTCCCAGAAAACTTCGTGGAGGAGATGTCGGAGAAGGGATTGGTGCTTCAATGGTGTCCTCAGCTGGAGATCTTAAATCACGAGGCAGTGGGATGCTTTGTGACACACTGTGGGTGGAACTCTACGTTGGAGGCCCTGAGCTTTGGTGTTCCAATGGTGGCAGTGCCGCAATGGACAGATCAAAGCACGAATGCTAAGTTTATTATGGATGTTTGGAAGATGGGATTGAAAGCTCCAGTTGATGAGAAAGGGTTAGTCAGGAGAGAGGCTGCAGAACATTGCATAAGGGAAATattggagggagagagaggaaaagagataaaaaagaatGCCTTCAAATGGAGGAAAATCGCCAAAGAGGCTGTTGACCAAGGTGGAAGTTCTGATAAAAACATTGAAGAATTTGTGGCTAAATTGGTTCTTCATTCCCAAGTCCTATTGCCTTGATCTTCACTCTCTTTTC is drawn from Juglans regia cultivar Chandler chromosome 5, Walnut 2.0, whole genome shotgun sequence and contains these coding sequences:
- the LOC108988962 gene encoding UDP-glycosyltransferase 74F2-like, which encodes MEKETSAHRSAHCLVLSYPTQGHINPMLEFSKRLEHKGVKATLVTTSSISKTIHKAESSNIALETISDGYDEGGIKQAESIPAYLERFWRVGSQTLVELLEKLSASGSPVDCIVYDSFLPWALDIAKKFGLVGAVFFTQSCAVDNIFYHVHEGLLKLPLSEPEILLPGLPPLEPQDMPSFIYDLKSYPAFFDMLVKQFSNVDKADWVLCNTFYELEQEAVDWMAKIWPLKTVGPTIPSMFLDKRIEDDRDYGFSIFKPNTDACMKWLKDRPQGSVVYVSFGSMAVLEAEQMQEIAWGLRMSNSSFLWVVRASEEAKLPENFVEEMSEKGLVLQWCPQLEILNHEAVGCFVTHCGWNSTLEALSFGVPMVAVPQWTDQSTNAKFIMDVWKMGLKAPVDEKGLVRREAAEHCIREILEGERGKEIKKNAFKWRKIAKEAVDQGGSSDKNIEEFVAKLVLHSQVLLP